GCCACGCCCTGTTCGATCGTCTCAGATGCGGTGGCCTGGCGGGCAACTTCGATCCGCGCGGGATTGGACAGGAACGTGTTGGTGATCCGTTCGATCTCGGGCGCCATGGTGGCCGAGAAGAAAAGGGTCTGACGGGTGAAAGGTGTCAGGCCAAAAATGCGTTCGATATCGGGGATGAAGCCCATGTCGAGCATGCGGTCGGCCTCGTCGACGACCATGACCTTGACGTCAGAGAGGATCAGCTTGCCGCGCTCGAAATGATCGAGCAGGCGGCCGGGCGTGGCGATCAGGACGTCAACGCCCTTGTCGATCAGCAGATCCTGTTCCTTGAACGATACACCGCCGATCAGCAACGCCTTGGTCAGCTTGACGTGCTTGGAATATGTATCGAAATTCTCGGCCACCTGGGCGGCGAGTTCGCGTGTGGGGCAGAGGACCAACGAGCGCGGCATGCGCGCACGGGCGCGTCCACGTGCCAGCATGGTGATCATCGGCAGGACGAAACCTGCGGTCTTGCCAGTGCCGGTCTGGGCGATGCCCAAGACGTCGCGGCCTTCGAGCGCGGGGGGAATGGCGCCTTCCTGAATGGGAGTGGGCGATGTATAGCCTGCCTCTTCGACGGCTTTGAGAACCTTCGCGTGCAGTTTCAGGTCTGAAAATTTTGTCATGTGTATCCGCAATTTACGGACACGTCTGGCCCGTAGCGACTGATACGGGTCGGACCCGTATGGTCCTGTGGTTATCCACATGGATGACCCGCGCGCGATCAATAGGCAATATTCAGGGTGCGGTCAACTTAATGCTGTGAAGGGCGCTGTTTGCGGGCAGATTATTAACGAAACGGAAACAATCTCAGGCCAGGTCGGGGAAATGTTTCGCGCGCTTGCGGTCAAGGTCGAGCGCGTGGCAACGCAGGAGCCCGAAGGCCTTGAGGCGGGCGCGCAGATCGGGCGTGGCGCGGCAGACTTCGTTGTAGAACGCGATGAGGCCATCGCGACCGTTCTCGGCGATGATGGCCTGAAACAGTTCGTGCATGGTTAACCCGCCGTGCGTGCGTGCGCGGGTCGGGGCCAGCCCGGCGCGATAGGCGCCCTTTTCGAGGCGATATTCAAAACGGTTCAGCCACGCGTCGAGGGATGGGGCATGCAGATGGCAGAGCTCGGTGTCGAGCAGGTCCTGCTGACCCGGATTTTTCTGATCGCCGAGAAAGACGTTGTGGATGCGCGGGTTAAGTCCGTCGATGCCAGTGCGAAAGATCACCTTGCCGGCGACATGGCTAAGAAACCCCCCGTTGAGATGGGCGCCGAAGGTGGGAAAAATTTCGCTGGTTTGCCGGTGGCGAGTGCTGCGGTCGGGAGATGTCGCCTTGAAACAGGTCTGACCGGGGGGGATATCGCCACATCCATCAGAGGAAAGAGCTTCGATCGGGCGGATTCGCGCGGTGAGGCAATCTTGCGGAAGGGCTTTAAGTTGTTCCTCTAACGGTCTTGTAGGCCAGAGAAATTCATCAACATCGATATGCGCCAACCAGTCGAGATCGCGGGATCTGCGCTTGAGCGCATGGCGGGCATTGGCGGTCTGGCGCGGCTGGTGTTGTTCAGGGCGATTGGCGTTGCGCCAGTTGGCGGCGTCGGCCTTGAAGACACGCAGTTTGGGATGGGCGCTTAGGGCCAGAAAGGTTTCGGGAGCATCCTCGTCAAGATAGAGGATCAGCCGATGGGCGCCGAGTTCGAGGTGATAGGCGGCGAAATCAGCGATCTCGCGCAGCGGCGCCTTGACGGTGGAGACGATGCCCCATTTGGGAGGGTTATTCATAGGGGCAGGATGCGGATTGGCGCGGGTGCGTGCAAGCGCAGATGTGGAGGACCATCGAACGGCAGGAGCCTCCGGCGGGGATATTTCGGGTCAGAGGAAGCAACGGGGGGCGTTTACCTTGCGAGGCCGGGGGGATCAGACCATCATTTCCTTTGTCGCCGAGAGTGTGACATCGGGAAAGTCGCGTTCAATCCGGTCGATATCCCATTGCAAGCGGGTGAGGTAAGTGATGTCACCATCATTGTCGTAGGCGATGTGTTGTTTGTTGGAATTTATAAATTTATCAATAGCTTGCTTGTCTCCGCTAACCCAGCGGGCCGAGGTGAAATGCGACGGCTCGAAACGCACAGGCAGGCCGTATTCCAGCTCGATCCGGCTGGCCAACACCTCAAACTGCAATGCGCCGACGACGCCGACGATGAAGCCCGAACCCATGGCGGGTTTGAAGACCTTGGCAGCACCTTCTTCGGCAAATTGCATCAGGGCCTTTTCCAGATGCTTGGATTTCAGCGGATCGTTGGCGCGCACGGATTGCAGCAGTTCGGGCGCGAAGGAGGGGATGTTGCTAACACGCAAAGCTTCCCCTTCGGTTAACGTATCGCCAATGCGCAATTGGCCGTGGTTGGGGATGCCGATGATGTCGCCAGCCCAGGCCTCTTCGGCGAGTTCGCGATCTGAGGCGAGAAAGAGTACCGGGTTGGTGATCGTCATCGGTTTCTTGGTGCGCACATGGGTGAGTTTCATGCCGCGTTTGAAATGGCCCGAAGCAAGACGCAGAAAGGCGACACGGTCGCGGTGCTTGGGGTCCATGTTCGCCTGAACCTTGAAGACGAAGCCGGAAACCTTTGTTTCTTCAGGAAGAATTTGTCGAGGCTTGGCCGATTGCGGTTGGGGTTCGGGGCCGTAGGTGGCAATGCCTTGCATCAATTCCTTGACGCCGAATGAGTTGATGGCCGAGCCAAACCAGATCGGGGTCATATGGCCTTCGAGCACGGATTGGGGGTTGAGCGCGGGGAGCAGCTCGCGGGCCATTTCGACCTCTTCGATCAGCTTTTCCAACAGGTCAGCGGGCACGTGTTTGGCCAGAAGCGGATCATCCAGGCCCTTGATTTCAATGGTTTCTGCGATGCGGTTACGGTCGGCCCGGTCCATCAGTTCGAGGCGGTCATTGAGCATGTCGTAACAACCCAGGAAATCGCGGCCGACACCGATGGGCCAGCTGGCCGGGGTGACGTCGATCGCCAGCATTTCCTGAATTTCATCAATAATGTCAAAGGTATCGCGGCTTTCGCGGTCCATCTTGTTACAGAAGGTCAGGATCGGAAGGTCGCGCAGGCGGCAGACCTCAAAGAGCTTCTGGGTCTGGCTTTCAACGCCCTTGGCGCCGTCGATCACCATCACCGCCGCATCCACCGCCGTGAGCGTGCGATAGGTGTCTTCCGAGAAGTCGGAGTGACCGGGTGTGTCAACAAGATTGAAGCGGAAGGTTTTGAAATCAAACGACATTGCCGAGGCCGAGACGGAGATGCCGCGATCTTTTTCCATCTGCATGAAGTCGGACCGGGTGCGGCGGGCTTCGCCCTTGGCGCGGACCTGTCCGGCCATCTGAATCGCGCCGCCGAACAACAGGAATTTCTCGGTCAGCGTGGTTTTGCCCGCATCCGGGTGCGAGATGATCGCGAAAGTGCGGCGGCGGGCGATTTCAGCCGGCAGATCGGGGCGGTTTTGTGCGGTGTCCAACATGAGCGCGCGTATATGTAAGATTTGCCCGATGAGCAAGAAATTGCGGGGGTGACTTGCGGCTGACTTGCGGCTGCTGCCCGGCTGCCGTGCGCTGGCACCGGGGGGCGTTAACCTTTGGGCTCTAGAGGTTGCCTGGAGGTTAACTGAAGAGAGGAGGCCGGGATGGCCCCGAGCAAACAGGACGCACAGGCGCGGATGTATCGTGAGCTGCGCGATTTACAGAGCGATCTGGCCGAGCATTGGCTGGAACGCTCCTTGCCCGAGGATTGGCATGGGCTGGAGACGAGCCAGCCTTTGCGGCAGGTCAAGGAGCGGGTGACGATTCGGCTTGATGCCGACATGGTGCGTTGGTTTCGCCGTCTTGGGCCGGGCTATGGGCAGCGGATCAACCGGGTGCTCAGGCTTTATTGGATGGCGCTGCTTTCGGGGCGGGTGAAATCGCACTGGGACGAGGACGAATTGGCGCCGCCCTTCATGCAGGTGATCGAACAGGCGGCGGCGCGTCGGGGGCAGGAAGATGAGGCGTGAGGATGGCGCGTCGGCCCGTAGGTTGGTTTTCCGGCTCCGGTTCTCTCTCAGCGGGTTGAGGCGCGCCGCAGCAGGGCGGCGGCGTCGGGGCGGTCGAGCAGTTTGGCGCTGACTTCGAATTCGAGATGCGCCGCGTCGCCATGATTGCGCCCGGAGGACAGGAGCTTGTCGGCCAGCGCGCGGGGCAGGGCGGCATGGGTGCGCTGATCCGCCAGCAGGGTTTCGGCGGCGATGCCTTCGGCAAAGATGATCTGGTGGCGGTCAAACAGCAGTTGGAAGTAATCGACAAAGCCGCCCGGTTGGGCATGGATGGTATCGCCGTTGACCAGATGGCGGGCCTTGATCAGCAGTTCGGAGCGGCCCGCGCCGAAAGCGTCGGAGCGTTGATAAATGAACAGGCGGTGATCGGGAGAGACCAGAAGATCGCCGGCGTTGTGCAGCGCCCCGGCGGCGATACGGATCGGGGCGAATTCGCCCGAGGCGCGCATGGTGCTGTTGCCGATCCAGCGGATTTCCTGTGCGCCATCGTCGCGCGTCAGCACGCGGTCGCCGATTTGCAGCGATTCGATGGGGCGCTGCTGTCCGGTGGCCATGGTGATCTGGGTGCCGCGGGTGAAGGACACACAGGCCATCTGGGCCATGCGGGTTTTCGCGGCCTCGCGATCAATCCCGACCAGCAAATATTCGGCCTTGGCCTCTAGCGGGGCAAGTGGCAGGCCATAGATTGCACGGGCGTGGCCGGTTTCGTCGATTTCAACCAGTACCAGGAGTTCGACGACTTCGCTGGCGCGTGTCATCAATGTCAGGCAACTGTCGAGCACCACGGTGGCGCCGGGCGTGCCGGTGGCGGTGCCCTGGGCGATGACGAAATGGCCGTTTTCACCCGCCATGACAGCGAGGCGCACGGGCTCGGCGGCGTGGCGCAGCGCATAGCTGTCTTCGAGTTGCAGATCGTCGGCATGTGACAGCGGGTCGCCAAGATTGGCACCGTTCACCACGCTGAGCATGGCCGAGGTATAGACGGGCAGCGCATGGGCCGGGCGGGTATTGGATTGGGTCATGATGAGGCCACTTGAGGATTGCACGATCTCTGTCACGCCAGAGCTAGCTTAGAAATGTGGCGGTGCATGGTCAACGTCCCGGCGATTTTCTGGCAATGGGGAGCGCGATCGGGGATGATCCGCGCAAGACAGGGATTCGAACGAGGGAGAAACGCGATGGATCTGGGAATTTCGGGCAAAAGGGCGGTTGTCTGTGCGTCGTCAAAGGGGCTGGGGCGGGGCTGTGCCGAGGCGCTGGCCGAGGCCGGTGTCGACCTAGTGATGAATGCGCGCGGCGAGGAGGCGCTTCTTGCCGCAGCCGAGGAGATAAGAGCGGCTTATGGCGTGGAGGTCACGACGGTGGCGGCTGATATTTCGAGCGAGGCGGGGCGCGCAGCGGTGCTTGAGGCGGTCGGGGCGGCGGATATTCTGGTGAACAACGCGGGCGGGCCGCCGCCGGGCATGTGGTATGACTGGGAGCGCGAGGATTTCATCAAGGCGCTGGATGCCAACATGTTGGCGCCCATCGCGATGATGAAGGCGCTCTTGCCGGGGATGATGGAGCGCGGCTGGGGCCGGGTGGTGAACATCACCTCGCAATCGGTAAAGGCGCCGATTGCCGTGCTGGGGCTGAGCAATTCGGCGCGTGCGGGGTTGACGGGCTATGTCGCCGGGACGGCGCGGCAGGTGGCGGGATCGGGTGTGACGATCAACAATCTGTTGCCGGGGATTCATGCCACGGATCGCGCCATCGCGCTTGACGGCAAGGTGGTGCAGGAGCAGGGCATTACCATGGAGGAGGCGCAGGCGGCGCGCGCGGCCAGTATTCCTGCCGGGCGCTATGGCACGCGCGAGGAATTCGGCGCGGCCTGTGCGTTTTTATGCTCAAAGCATGCCGGGTTCATCGTGGGGCAGAACATCCTTCTGGATGGTGGCGGTGTGAACGCGACGTTGTGATGGGGAGTGGTTTTTCGCAAGGGTTACTGTGCCGGTTGAAACCCTTCGATCAGCTGGCGCAGGCCGATGCCTGCTCCGATGAAGATGGCAAGGAAGGTGACAGGGGCCGAGAAGCTGAGCAACGAGAAGGCCGAGATGCCCTGGCCCACGGTGCAGCCCATGGCGATCACCGCGCCCGCCCCCATCAGGGCGGCGCCGATGATCTGGCGGCGCAGCTCGCGTGGGTCTTCGCAGGCTTCCCAGCGGAAATGCCCCTTGATCAGGGACCCTGCGAAGGCGCCGAGGGCCACGCCGAGGATCGAGCCGACGGCAAAGCTTGGCACCCGCGCCGAGGAGGTCATGGCGTAGAGCAGGGTTTCGCCCACCGGCGCGGCAAAGGAGTGTGAGACCAGCGGCACCGGCGCGTAGCCGTGGCTGACCACATAGGCCGATCCGGCCCAGCCCGAGATGACGGCAAGCCCCACCATCACGGCCCAGAACACCGCAGCGGGGCGTGCCAGCAACGGGCGCGAGGCCAGGGCGGCGAGGCTGATTGCGGCACCGATGGTGACGCCGATGGTTGAGAGCGGCCAGCCGGTCCAGGCCGCCAGAGCATGGGCGAAGCCGGGGGGCGTGTCGTTGGTGACATCCTGTTGAAAGAACAGCCAGTTGCGCAGGCCTGCAAAGGGACCGGAGAGCACCATATAGGCCGAGAGGCCCATCACCAGCACAATCACGAAGGCGCGCATGTCGCCGCCGCCAAGCCGCGCGATCGAGCCGTAGCCGCAATTGCCCGCCAATGCCATGCCATAGCCAAACATCAGCCCGCCGAGGATCGAGGCCAGCGGCATCCAGCGGATCGAGAGGTAGAAGCTTTGTTCCGGTGCAAGCCAGCCGAGGCCGGTGAGGGTGAAGCTGCCCATGATTGCGACGCCGATCGCCAGTATCCACATGCGCATGCGGATATCCGAGCCGCCATAAAGCAGGTCTTCGATGGCGCCCATGGTGCAGAACCGCCCGAGGCGCGCGGCCAGCCCAAGAATGACGCCGCCCAGAAGGCCGACGAGCGCCACGAAGGTGTTGTCCCCCACTAGATCAAGCATCGCGCCTCTGATCCTCCCCGATCAGATTGCTTTTGGCCCAAGCCGACTTGTGCGCGGCCGAGAAACCGTTGGAGACCGGCTTGTGGACCAGCCTGCCGATTATTTGTCGTCAGCGTCGCAGAACAACTCGTAAACCAGTTCCAGGATACGCTTGGGGCGGTCATCGGCCAAGCGGTAATAGATTGCCTTGCCGTCGCGCCGCGGGATCACCAGCCCTTCGAGGCGCAGACGCGAGAGCTGTTGGCTGACCGCTGCCTGACGGGCCGAAAGCAGTTCTTCGAGTTCGGTCACGGATTTTTCGCCCGAGACCAGATGGCACAGGATCATCAACCGGCCTTCGTGGCTCACGGTTTTGAGAAAGTTCGATGCCTCTGTGGCATTGGCGACGAAGCGGTCAAGCTCTGCCTCGGTCAGGTCATCGTCAAAGACGGGTAGCCCCATGTTCGTTAGCCTTTGCAATTGGCGCGTTAGGTGCACCTTGTTCGTTTTGGGTTCGGTTTGGATGTTATCGCGCGATTTCGTGCAATGTTTTGATGCAATTACGCGTGACGGTCAACCATTGCTGTTTTGCGCGCCTGTTGCAGTGCCGCCCTCGTAACTGGTTTTGGTTTTGAGCATCATGCCCAGCAGACCCCAGAAGAAATCTTCGCCCGGGTAGCCTTCGATTCGGGCCACTTCGGTGCCGTTTTCGATCAGGATGAAAGTGGGGGTATAGACCACCTTGCGCGCGAAAGTGAGGTCAGCGGGCACAGGATCGTCGATGTCGATCATGCGCAGGGGGGCAAAAATGCCCTCGTCTGTTTTGGGGTAAATCGGGCCGATTTCACGCTTCCAGGTGATGCAATAGGCGCATCCCTGTTGCTCGACCATAACCAGTTCACCAGCGGTGAGCGGCCCTGCAAATACCAGCGGTAGCAAGAGAAAAAGCGAAAGGGCGGCGCGTTTGAGCATTTGTAACCCGATTGACCAAAGTTCATTCTCAAGTATAATTTGAATATGTGAATTTCTCAAGAGACGAGACGCCGCACTATGTTTGATATCACCTATTTCGGCGCTCTTTTTGCAGGGTTTGCCGCTTTTTTCACCCCCTGTATCCTGCCGATGGTGCCTTTCTATCTGAGCTATATGGCGGGGATCAGCATGGCGGAGTTGAGGGGGGATGGCGAAATTGCCCCCGGAGCGGCGCGCAGGTTGGTTATTTCGGCGCTGATGTTCGCGCTGGGGGTGACGACGATCTTCATGCTGATGGGAATGGGCGCGACGGCCCTTGGGCAGACTTTTGCGCAGTGGAAAGATTGGTTGGCGTATATCGCGGCGGCGGTGATCTTTGTCTTTGGGTTGCATTTTCTGGGCGTGATCCGCATCGGGTTCTTGATGCGAGAGGCACGAATGGAGAGCAAGGCAGACCCGAGCACGGTGTTTGGGGCCTACCTTATGGGGCTTGCGTTTGGCTTTGGCTGGACCGCCTGCGTCGGGCCGGTTCTGGCGTCGATTCTGATGATTGCCAGCGGTATGGGCGATATCAGCAAGGGGGCGTTACTGCTGGCCGCGTTCGGGCTGGGCATGACTGCGCCGTTTGTTGTGGCGGCGATGTTTGCGCGCCCGTTTCTGGGATGGTTGGCGCGGCACCGTGCGAAGATGGCCTACGTTGAGAAGGCGATGGGGGTGATGCTGATCGTGTTTGCCATTCTGATCGCAACCGATACGGTGAACGTGATTTCGAATTGGATGATTGAGACATTCCCGAGCTTTGGCAAGCTTGGGTAACGGGAGGAGAAGACATGAAGAGAATCGTTTTGGCGGTTGCGCTGTTGCTCGGGTTTGTCGGGGCGGGATTTGGCGCAGAGATGGGCGATGACGGGCTACACAAGGCGCCGTGGATGCGCGACACGTTCAAGGATCTGCGCGAGGATCTGGAGGAGGCCACCGCCGAGGGCAAGCGGCTGGTGGTGTTGATCGAGCAGCGCGGCTGTATCTATTGCGCCAAGATGCATGAGGAGGTCTTTTCCGACCCGGCGTTGAGCCAATACATCGAGGATAACTATTTTGTGGTGCAGATGAACCTGCACGGCAATGATGCGGCGGTGGATTTTGACGGCGAGGAGGCCGAGCAATCGGCCCTGATGCGCAAGTGGGGGATTCTGTTTACCCCGAC
This window of the Rhodobacteraceae bacterium LMO-JJ12 genome carries:
- a CDS encoding glycosyltransferase family 2 protein; this encodes MNNPPKWGIVSTVKAPLREIADFAAYHLELGAHRLILYLDEDAPETFLALSAHPKLRVFKADAANWRNANRPEQHQPRQTANARHALKRRSRDLDWLAHIDVDEFLWPTRPLEEQLKALPQDCLTARIRPIEALSSDGCGDIPPGQTCFKATSPDRSTRHRQTSEIFPTFGAHLNGGFLSHVAGKVIFRTGIDGLNPRIHNVFLGDQKNPGQQDLLDTELCHLHAPSLDAWLNRFEYRLEKGAYRAGLAPTRARTHGGLTMHELFQAIIAENGRDGLIAFYNEVCRATPDLRARLKAFGLLRCHALDLDRKRAKHFPDLA
- a CDS encoding peptide chain release factor 3 — translated: MLDTAQNRPDLPAEIARRRTFAIISHPDAGKTTLTEKFLLFGGAIQMAGQVRAKGEARRTRSDFMQMEKDRGISVSASAMSFDFKTFRFNLVDTPGHSDFSEDTYRTLTAVDAAVMVIDGAKGVESQTQKLFEVCRLRDLPILTFCNKMDRESRDTFDIIDEIQEMLAIDVTPASWPIGVGRDFLGCYDMLNDRLELMDRADRNRIAETIEIKGLDDPLLAKHVPADLLEKLIEEVEMARELLPALNPQSVLEGHMTPIWFGSAINSFGVKELMQGIATYGPEPQPQSAKPRQILPEETKVSGFVFKVQANMDPKHRDRVAFLRLASGHFKRGMKLTHVRTKKPMTITNPVLFLASDRELAEEAWAGDIIGIPNHGQLRIGDTLTEGEALRVSNIPSFAPELLQSVRANDPLKSKHLEKALMQFAEEGAAKVFKPAMGSGFIVGVVGALQFEVLASRIELEYGLPVRFEPSHFTSARWVSGDKQAIDKFINSNKQHIAYDNDGDITYLTRLQWDIDRIERDFPDVTLSATKEMMV
- a CDS encoding BrnA antitoxin family protein yields the protein MAPSKQDAQARMYRELRDLQSDLAEHWLERSLPEDWHGLETSQPLRQVKERVTIRLDADMVRWFRRLGPGYGQRINRVLRLYWMALLSGRVKSHWDEDELAPPFMQVIEQAAARRGQEDEA
- a CDS encoding Hint domain-containing protein — encoded protein: MTQSNTRPAHALPVYTSAMLSVVNGANLGDPLSHADDLQLEDSYALRHAAEPVRLAVMAGENGHFVIAQGTATGTPGATVVLDSCLTLMTRASEVVELLVLVEIDETGHARAIYGLPLAPLEAKAEYLLVGIDREAAKTRMAQMACVSFTRGTQITMATGQQRPIESLQIGDRVLTRDDGAQEIRWIGNSTMRASGEFAPIRIAAGALHNAGDLLVSPDHRLFIYQRSDAFGAGRSELLIKARHLVNGDTIHAQPGGFVDYFQLLFDRHQIIFAEGIAAETLLADQRTHAALPRALADKLLSSGRNHGDAAHLEFEVSAKLLDRPDAAALLRRASTR
- a CDS encoding SDR family oxidoreductase → MDLGISGKRAVVCASSKGLGRGCAEALAEAGVDLVMNARGEEALLAAAEEIRAAYGVEVTTVAADISSEAGRAAVLEAVGAADILVNNAGGPPPGMWYDWEREDFIKALDANMLAPIAMMKALLPGMMERGWGRVVNITSQSVKAPIAVLGLSNSARAGLTGYVAGTARQVAGSGVTINNLLPGIHATDRAIALDGKVVQEQGITMEEAQAARAASIPAGRYGTREEFGAACAFLCSKHAGFIVGQNILLDGGGVNATL
- a CDS encoding YeeE/YedE family protein, which produces MLDLVGDNTFVALVGLLGGVILGLAARLGRFCTMGAIEDLLYGGSDIRMRMWILAIGVAIMGSFTLTGLGWLAPEQSFYLSIRWMPLASILGGLMFGYGMALAGNCGYGSIARLGGGDMRAFVIVLVMGLSAYMVLSGPFAGLRNWLFFQQDVTNDTPPGFAHALAAWTGWPLSTIGVTIGAAISLAALASRPLLARPAAVFWAVMVGLAVISGWAGSAYVVSHGYAPVPLVSHSFAAPVGETLLYAMTSSARVPSFAVGSILGVALGAFAGSLIKGHFRWEACEDPRELRRQIIGAALMGAGAVIAMGCTVGQGISAFSLLSFSAPVTFLAIFIGAGIGLRQLIEGFQPAQ
- a CDS encoding metalloregulator ArsR/SmtB family transcription factor — protein: MGLPVFDDDLTEAELDRFVANATEASNFLKTVSHEGRLMILCHLVSGEKSVTELEELLSARQAAVSQQLSRLRLEGLVIPRRDGKAIYYRLADDRPKRILELVYELFCDADDK
- a CDS encoding thioredoxin family protein; amino-acid sequence: MLKRAALSLFLLLPLVFAGPLTAGELVMVEQQGCAYCITWKREIGPIYPKTDEGIFAPLRMIDIDDPVPADLTFARKVVYTPTFILIENGTEVARIEGYPGEDFFWGLLGMMLKTKTSYEGGTATGAQNSNG
- a CDS encoding cytochrome c biogenesis protein CcdA translates to MFDITYFGALFAGFAAFFTPCILPMVPFYLSYMAGISMAELRGDGEIAPGAARRLVISALMFALGVTTIFMLMGMGATALGQTFAQWKDWLAYIAAAVIFVFGLHFLGVIRIGFLMREARMESKADPSTVFGAYLMGLAFGFGWTACVGPVLASILMIASGMGDISKGALLLAAFGLGMTAPFVVAAMFARPFLGWLARHRAKMAYVEKAMGVMLIVFAILIATDTVNVISNWMIETFPSFGKLG
- a CDS encoding thioredoxin family protein encodes the protein MKRIVLAVALLLGFVGAGFGAEMGDDGLHKAPWMRDTFKDLREDLEEATAEGKRLVVLIEQRGCIYCAKMHEEVFSDPALSQYIEDNYFVVQMNLHGNDAAVDFDGEEAEQSALMRKWGILFTPTLMFFPEEVPEGVTANGATVAVMPGAFGIQTTTDMFTWVNEKRYELDDGEDFQRYHARMIKERQARGGN